The following are encoded together in the Thalassolituus oleivorans MIL-1 genome:
- the rpmE gene encoding 50S ribosomal protein L31 has protein sequence MKEGIHPEYAALEATCSCGNVVKTRSTKPGTMYLDVCSACHPFYTGKQKVLDTGGRIDKFQKRFGGFKK, from the coding sequence ATGAAAGAAGGTATTCATCCAGAATACGCTGCTCTAGAAGCAACTTGTTCTTGTGGTAACGTGGTTAAAACCCGTTCAACTAAGCCTGGTACTATGTACTTGGACGTATGTTCTGCTTGTCACCCGTTCTACACTGGTAAGCAGAAAGTTCTGGACACTGGTGGTCGTATCGACAAGTTCCAGAAGCGTTTCGGTGGCTTCAAGAAGTAA